Part of the Angustibacter luteus genome, CGTGCTGGACGGCGGCACCGGCGTCGAGCCACAGCCCACCGTCGCTGAACGAGTCCGGGGTCACGTTGACGACACCCATGACCAGGCACCGTGTGCGGGCGGTGTCCCGCAACGCCTCGGGCAGACCGGCGACGACCGTCTCGGCCGGCACGTCAGCGACCCCGGAGCAGGCTCATCGCCTCGGCGCGCGTGGCGACGTCCCGCAGCTGCCCGCGCACCGCGGAGGTGATCGTGCGGGTGTCCGGGCGGCGCACTCCCCGCATCGCCATGCACAGGTGCTCGCACTCGATGACCACCAGCACGCCGCGCGGCTCGAGGTGCTCGACCAGGGCGTCGGCGATCTGGCTCGTCAGCCGCTCCTGGATCTGCGGCCGGCGAGCGTAGACGTCGACCAGCCGGGCGAGCTTCGAGAGCCCGGTGACCCGGCCGTCCTTCGCGGGGATGTAGCCGACGTGCGCCTGCCCGTGGAACGGCACCAGGTGGTGCTCGCACATCGAGTACACGTCGATGTCGCGCACCAGCACCAGCTCGTCGTGACCGATGTTGAAGGTCGTCGTCAGGACGTCCTCGGCGCGCTGGTCCATGCCCGCGTAGATCTCGCTGAACGAGCGCGCCACCCGGGCCGGGGTGTCCTTGAGGCCCTCGCGGTCCGGGTCCTCCCCGATCGACAGCAGCAGCTCACGCACGGCTGCTTCGGCTCGCGGCTGGTCGATCACCTGGTGCTCCGGGCGTCAGGCGCTGGGGTCGACGGCGCCGCCCTCGGGCACCTCGACCACGGCGGCTGGCGGGTGCTCACGGTCGTCCTGCACGGCGTGCCCGTTGCTGGCCGCCTTGACCTCGTTCGGCGTCAGGATCGGCGGCACGTTGCTGATCGGGCGTCGCTCGCTGGACAGCCAGATCGGGCGCTCGGGGGACTTGCGCACGTCGGCGAAGATCTGCAGCAGCTCCTTGCCGCCGAGCGTCTCCTTCTCGAACAGCTTCTGCACGAGGTCGTCCAGGACGTCGCGGTTCTCCACCAGCACGTTCCAGGCCTCGTCGTGCGCGGCCTCGATCAGGCGACGCACCTCCTCGTCGACGATGCCCGCGACCTCTTCGGAGTAGTCGCGTCCGTGGCCCATGTCGCGGCCCATGAAGACCTCGCCGCTCTCGGCGCCCAGCTTGATGGCGCCGATGCGCTCGCTCATGCCGAACTGCGTGACCATGCGCCGCGCGAGACCCGTGGCCTTCTCGATGTCGTTCGAGGCGCCCGTCGTCGGGTCGTGGAAGATCAGCTCCTCGGCGACGCGGCCGCCGAGCGCGTAGGCGAGCTGGTCGAGCAGCTCGTTGCGCGTCGTCGAGTACTTGTCGTCGACCGGCAGCACCATCGTGTACCCCAGGGCGCGACCGCGCGGCAGGATCGTGATCTTGGCGACCGGGTCGGTGTGCCGCATCGCCGCGGCGACCAGGGCGTGCCCACCTTCGTGGTACGCCGTGATCTTCTTCTCCTTCTCGTTCATCATCCGGGTGCGCTTCTGCGGCCCGGCGACCACGCGGTCGACGGCCTCGTCGATCGCGGCGTCGTCGATGAACTTCGCGTTGGTGCGCGCGGTGAGCAGCGCGGCCTCGTTGAGCACGTTGGCCAGGTCGGCACCGGTGAACCCGGGGGTCCGGCGCGCGACGGCCTCGATGTCGACATCCGGCGCCATCGGCTTGCCCTTGGCGTGCACCGTCAGGATCTGGTGGCGACCCTTCTTGTCCGGGGCGTCCACGGCGATCTGCCGGTCGAAGCGACCTGGGCGCAGCAGGGCGGGGTCGAGGATGTCGGGCCGGTTGGTGGCCGCGATCAGGATGACGTTCGTCTTGACGTCGAAGCCGTCCATCTCGACCAGCAGCTGGTTCAGGGTCTGCTCGCGCTCGTCGTGACCGCCGCCCAGGCCGGCGCCGCGGTGGCGACCGACGGCGTCGATCTCGTCGACGAAGATGATCGCGGGCGCGTTGGTCTTCGCCTGCTCGAACAGGTCACGCACGCGACTGGCACCGACACCGACGAACATCTCGACGAAGTCGGAGCCGGAGATCGTGAAGAACGGGACGCCGGCCTCGCCGGCGACCGCCCGGGCGAGCAGCGTCTTGCCCGTACCGGGCTGGCCGTAGAGCAGCACACCCTTGGGGATCTTCGCGCCGACCGCCTGGAACTTGGCGGGCTCGGCCAGGAACTCCTTGATCTCCTGGAGCTCCTCGACCGCCTCGTCCACGCCCGCGACGTCCGCGAAGGTGATCTTCGGCGCTTCCTTGCTGACCATCTTGGCCCGGGACTTGCCGAAGCTCATCACCCGGTTGCCGCCGCCCTGAGCCTGGCTCATCAGGAACCAGAACAGGCCGAGGATGATGATGATCGGGAAGATCGAGACCAGCAGGGACGAGAGCCAGCCCGGCTGCGGGTTCGAGTCGTCGAAGCCACCCGGCAGCTGGTTCGCCTTGGCGGCGGCGTTGACGGTGTCGACGACCTGCTCGCCGCGCGGCTGGATGTAGAAGGCCTGCACGCGGGTGGCGTCCTTGACGCCGTCCCCGGTGAACTTCTGGCCGTCCTTGAGCGTGATGTCGATCCGCTGGTCGCCGTCGACGAGCTTGACCTTGTCGGCCTTGCCCTCGGAGATCAGGGTCAGCGCGGAGCTGGTGTCGATGCGCTGGAAGGACTGGCCGAGGGAGCCGAGCCGCAGCACGGACAGCCCGATCAGCACGATGAGAACGACCCACACCAGCGGGCCGCGCAGGATGCGCTTGACGTCCATGGTTTCGGGGTCTAGGACCCCATCCTCCTGCTCGATCGACTCGTGCTGATCAGGCGGCGATCCGCCCGATCACGTGGTCCACGACCTGGTCATGACCGTACACCGCCGTACACGTCTTCCCGGACGGCGGTACACGTGGGGTCAACGCGCGAGCGGGGTGCGGTGTTCCGGCCGATCAGCGGGCGCTCAGGAGTACACGTGCGGCGCGAGCGTGCCCACGAAGGGCAGGTTGCGGTACTTCTCCGCGTAGTCCAGGCCGTAGCCGACGACGAACTCAGGGTCGATGTCGAAGCCCACGTACCGGACCTCGACCTCGACCTTGGCCGCCGCGGGCTTGCGCAGCAGGGTGCAGATGCTCACGGACGCCGGGCCGCGCGAACGCAGGTTGGACTGCAGCCACGACAGGGTCAGGCCCGAGTCGACGATGTCCTCGACGATGAGCACGTTGCGGCCGGTGATGTCGCGGTCGAGGTCCTTGAGGATCCGCACGACGCCCGAGGACTTCGTGCCCGAGCCGTACGACGACACGGCCATCCAGTCCATCTCGGCCGGGTGGTGCAGCGCCCGGGCCAGGTCGGCCATGACCATGACCGCACCCTTGAGCACGCCGACGAGCAGCAGGTCCTGC contains:
- the hpt gene encoding hypoxanthine phosphoribosyltransferase, with amino-acid sequence MGDDLASVMLTEAQIQDRLRELAAEIDADYAGQDLLLVGVLKGAVMVMADLARALHHPAEMDWMAVSSYGSGTKSSGVVRILKDLDRDITGRNVLIVEDIVDSGLTLSWLQSNLRSRGPASVSICTLLRKPAAAKVEVEVRYVGFDIDPEFVVGYGLDYAEKYRNLPFVGTLAPHVYS
- the folE gene encoding GTP cyclohydrolase I FolE gives rise to the protein MIDQPRAEAAVRELLLSIGEDPDREGLKDTPARVARSFSEIYAGMDQRAEDVLTTTFNIGHDELVLVRDIDVYSMCEHHLVPFHGQAHVGYIPAKDGRVTGLSKLARLVDVYARRPQIQERLTSQIADALVEHLEPRGVLVVIECEHLCMAMRGVRRPDTRTITSAVRGQLRDVATRAEAMSLLRGR
- the ftsH gene encoding ATP-dependent zinc metalloprotease FtsH, giving the protein MDVKRILRGPLVWVVLIVLIGLSVLRLGSLGQSFQRIDTSSALTLISEGKADKVKLVDGDQRIDITLKDGQKFTGDGVKDATRVQAFYIQPRGEQVVDTVNAAAKANQLPGGFDDSNPQPGWLSSLLVSIFPIIIILGLFWFLMSQAQGGGNRVMSFGKSRAKMVSKEAPKITFADVAGVDEAVEELQEIKEFLAEPAKFQAVGAKIPKGVLLYGQPGTGKTLLARAVAGEAGVPFFTISGSDFVEMFVGVGASRVRDLFEQAKTNAPAIIFVDEIDAVGRHRGAGLGGGHDEREQTLNQLLVEMDGFDVKTNVILIAATNRPDILDPALLRPGRFDRQIAVDAPDKKGRHQILTVHAKGKPMAPDVDIEAVARRTPGFTGADLANVLNEAALLTARTNAKFIDDAAIDEAVDRVVAGPQKRTRMMNEKEKKITAYHEGGHALVAAAMRHTDPVAKITILPRGRALGYTMVLPVDDKYSTTRNELLDQLAYALGGRVAEELIFHDPTTGASNDIEKATGLARRMVTQFGMSERIGAIKLGAESGEVFMGRDMGHGRDYSEEVAGIVDEEVRRLIEAAHDEAWNVLVENRDVLDDLVQKLFEKETLGGKELLQIFADVRKSPERPIWLSSERRPISNVPPILTPNEVKAASNGHAVQDDREHPPAAVVEVPEGGAVDPSA